Genomic DNA from Nocardioides aquaticus:
GGGTCTGCCTGAACCTCGAGAACGAGGGCGAGGTCCGCGAGGCCTTCGAGACCGCCAAGGGCGAGTCGAAGCGCGGCGTGGTCGTCGTGGAGTCGTTCGTGACCGGCAAGGACTACCGCTGCCTGATCATCGACGGCCGCGTGGCCGCGATCGCGGAGCGGGTGCCGGCCTCCGTCACCGGTGACGGCATCAGCACCGTCGAGCAGCTGGTCGACACGGCCAACGCCGACCCGCGCCGCGGCGTGGGCCACGAGAAGGTGCTGACCCGGATCAAGGTCGACGCCGCCGCCGAGGCCCTGGTCGCCGAGCAGGGCTACGAGATGACCGCGGTCCCGCCCGAGGGGCAGGTCGTGAAGCTGGCGCTGACCGGCAACATGTCGACCGGCGGCATCTCGATCGACCGCACCCTCGAGGCGCACCCCGAGAACGCCGAGATCGCCGAGGAGGCGGCCCGGATGATCGGCCTCGACATCGCCGGCATCGACTTCATCTGCCCCGACATCACCGAGCCGGTCCGCGAGACCGGCGGCGCGATCTGCGAGGTCAACGCGGCCCCGGGCTTCCGGATGCACACCCACCCGACCATCGGCGACCCGCAGTTCATCGCCAAGCCGGTCGTGGACATGCTCTTCCCGCCGGGCACGCCCTCGCGGATCCCGATCGTGGCCGTGACCGGCACCAACGGCAAGACCACGACCTCCCGGATGATCAGCCACATCTTCAAGGGCATGGGCCACAAGGTCGGCATGACGTCGACCGACGGCGTCGTGATCGACGAGCGGCTGCTGATCCGCGCCGACGCCTCGGGCCCCCGCTCGGCCCGGATGGTGCTGCAGAACCCCCGCGTCGACCTGGCGGTCTTCGAGGTCGCTCGCGGCGGCATCCTGCGCGAGGGCCTGGGCTACGAGCGCAACGACGTCGCGGTGGTGCTCAACGTCGCCCCCGACCACCTCGGCCTGCGCGGCATCGACACCGTCGAGCAGCTGGCCGACGTCAAGGCCGTGCTGGTCGAGGCCGTCCCCCGCGACGGCCACGCCGTCCTGAACGCCGACGACCCGCTGGTCCGGGCGATGCGCCGGCGCTGCTCCGGCCAGGTCGTGTGGATCTCCATGGACGAGCCCGGCTCCGAGACCCGCGACATGATCGACGCCCACTGCCGCCGCGGCGGCAAGGCGCTCGTGCTCAACCCGTCGGAGCGCGGCGAGATGATCGTGGTCAAGCACGGCCCGCGCGAGATGCAGCTGGCCTGGACCCACCTGCTGCCGTCGACCTTCGCCGGCCGGGCCCGGATGAACGTGCAGAACGCCCTGGCCGCGGCGGCCGCCGCCTTCGCCACCGGCGCCCCGCTGCACGACATCCGCCAGGGCCTGCGGACCTTCTCCACCAACTACTACCTCTCCCCCGGCCGCTTGAACGAGGTCGAGGTCAACGGGGTCAACGTCGTCGTGGACTACTGCCACAACGCGCCGGGCATGAAGATGCTCGGTGACTTCGTGGACCGCACGGGCGACTCCATGGAGTCCTCGCACGCCCTGGCCCGGCCCTCGCGGATCGGCGTCATCGCCACCGCCGGCGACCGGCGCGACGAGGACATGCGCGAGCTCGGCGAGGTCGCCGCCCGCCACTTCGACGTCGTGGTCGTCCGCGAGGACAACCAGCTGCGCGGCAAGGAGCGCGGCTACGTGGCCGACCTGGTCACCGACGGCGTCCGCTCCGCGATGGAGGACGGCGCCCGGTGCAAGCAGGTCGAGGTGGTCCTCGACGAGATCGAGGCGGTCCGGCACGCCATGTCGCGCGCCAACGCCGGCGACCTGCTGGTCCTCTGCGTCGACAAGCACGCGGCGGTGATGAGCGAGCTGGAGAACTGGTCGCCCCAGGCCCAGGCCGGCTCGGGGGTCACCGACGAGTCCTCGCCAGGGGCCGACCCGGACTACTACACCGCCGACGCCTGAGCGGTCGCGGGACCCGGCCGTGGACGGCTTCACGACGTTCGGCACCCAGCACCTGGTGATGCTGGGCGTCGCCGCGGTCGGGCTGGTGCCCGCGGTGCTCGTCGGCCAGACCCGGCCCGACGAGGCGGCACGACGTCGTACGAGCCGGGTGCTGGCGGTCGTCCTGGTCGTCGTGCTGGTGCCGCTGCAGACCCTGGGCTTCCTGGGCGGGCGGTACGACGTGGACACCACCCTGCCGCTGCAGCTGTGCGACCTGGCCAGCCTCGCGGCGGTGGTCGCGCTGTGGACCCACCACCGCTACGCGGTCGGCCTGACGTACTACTGGGGCCTGCTGATGACGACCCAGGGCCTGCTGACCCCGGCGCTGGACACCGGCTTCCCCTCGGTCGCGTTCGTCGGGTTCTGGGCCCTGCACCTGCTGGTCGTCTGGTCCGCGGTGCACCTGACCTGGGGCGTGCGGCTGCCGCCGACGTGGCGGGAGTACGTCACGACGGTGGCCACCACGCTCGTCTGGGCCGGCGCGGTCTTCCTCTTCAACGGCGCCGCCGGCACCAACTACGGCTTCCTGGAGCGCAAGCCCGAGGGGTCCGTGCTCGACGTGCTCGCGGACTGGCCGACCTACCTGGCCCAGCTCGCGGTGATCGTGCTGCTGCTGTGGGCGCTGATGACCCTGCCGTGGACGCTCGTGCGCCGCCGGTCGCGTCAGCCCGCCTGAACCTCCTGGGCGGCCCGGGCGGCCCGGACCTTGTCCCGCAGCACCTCGGTGCCGTCGGGCGTCCCGCCGACCGAGGCGATCCAGTCGTAGCACTCCTGCCGCTCGGCGTGGCACATCAGCCCGACGACGTCGCCCGGGGCGGCCTGCGCGACCAGCGCGACCAGCGACTCGAGCTCGGTGTCGTACGACGCCACGTCGTCGGGCCCGACCCCGACGTGCCCGAGGCCCTCGCGCAGCCAGGCGTCGAGCTCGGCCTGGGTGCGGTCGCGGAAGTACTTCGCCTTGTGCCCGATCGCCACGAGGTCGGCGTCGCGTCCGGCGATCTCGCCGAGGGACTCGATCAGGTCGCGGGTCCGGTCGCCGACGACGCCGAGCCCGAGCAGCACCCGACCGCCGGGGCTGCGCACGCCGCGCATGATCTCGACCATCGCCTCCAGACCGACCTCGTTGTGCGCCAGGTCCATCACGACCGTGACCGGGCCCCGGTCGGTCGGCACCGTGAAGAAGTTCATCCGGCCCGGGTTGTGCTCGGCGTCGGGGGTGAAGTCGCGGAGCCCGCCGACCACGTCGTCGCGGTCGAGACCGGCGGCCAGCGAGGCCGACGCGGCGGCCAGCGCGTTCTCGACGTTGAAGCGGGACAGCCCGCTCAGCGTCATCGGCACCTCGACCAGCTCGACCAGCGGGTCCGGGTCGGCGTCGGGACGCAGCACGCAGATCCAGCCGTCGATCACCGTGGTGACCCGTCCGCCGGCGTCGAGGGTCTCGCGGACCGCGGGCCCGTCGGGGTCCCGGGTGAAGATCCACCACCGCGCGCGGGTGGTCCGCCGCATCGCGTGCACCCGGGGGTCGTCGGCGTTCAGCACGGCCCAGCCGTCCTTGCGCGTGATCCACGGGACCACGGCCTTGACCTCCGCGAGCTGGTCGACGGTGTCGATGCCGTGCAGGCCGAGGTGGTCGGCGGTGACGTTGGTGACCACGGACACGTCGTTGTGCACCAGCCCGATGCCCTTGAGCAGGATGCCTCCGCGGGCGGTCTCGGTGACCGCGAAGTCGACCTCCCGGTGGGCCAGCACCCGTCCGGCGCCGGAGGGACCGGAGTAGTCGCCGGCCTCGACCAGCACCCCGTCGACGTAGACGCCGTCGGTGTTCGACCAACCGACGTGCCGGCCGGCGTGACGGGCGACGTGCGCCACCATCCGGGAGGTGGTCGTCTTGCCGTTGGTCCCGGTCACCGCGACCACGGGGACCCGGGGGCGGATCGTGGTCGGGCGCGGACCGGGCTCCACCCCCCGTACGGCCTCCGCGGCGTCGGCGACCAGGTCCTCCAGCGCGGCGGCGTCGGGCGCCGTGCGGGCCGGGAGCCCGTCGAGCACGCCCGCGACGGCCTCGCCGAGGGCCCGGGCGCGGCTGCGGTCGCGCCAGGGGTAGGCCACCACGATCCGTGCGCTGTCGCTGGTCGGCCGCACCCGGATGCCGAGGCGGGTCGTGCCGGCCTCGCGGGCCACCTGGCGGACCAGCTGCTCGACCACCCGCAGCACCGCGCGCTGGCGGAAGCCGCTGCCGGGCGCCCCGGGGCGGACCCGGGTCAGGCCGACCCGCGTGGCGAGCCGGCGTACGGCGTCCTCGGGGGCGTCGGACAGCACACCGGTGTCCAGGGTCAGCTTGATCGCGGCGCGGGGGAAGTAGAGGTTCGGTCCTTCGAGGACGCGCAGCTCGACGAGGGAGGTCACCGCCCGCACGCTACCGGCGCGGAGCAGGCGGGCGAGGAGGGGTCAGGCACCCATCGCGTGGAAGCCGCCGTCGACGTGGACGATCTCGCCGGTCGTTGCCGGGAAGAAGTCCGACAGCAGCGCGCACACGGCCTTCGCGGTGGGGCCCTGGTCGGTGTTGTCCCACCCGAGGGGCGCGCGGTCGCTCCACATGTTCTCGAGCTGCTCGAAGCCGGGGATCGCCTTCGCGGCCAGCGTCTTCAGCGGCCCGGCGGAGACCAGGTTGACCCGGATCCCCTGCGGCCCGAGGTCGCGGGCCAGGTAGCGCGAGGTCGACTCCAGGCCGGCCTTGGCCACGCCCATCCAGTCGTAGGCCGGCCAGGCGACGGTCGCGTCGAAGGTGAGGCCGACGACCGAGCCGCCCTCGCTCATCAGCGGCGCGCAGGCCACCGACAGCGACTTCAGTGAGTAGGCGGAGACCTGCACGGCCTGGGCCACGTCGGGCCACGGCCCGTCGAGGAACTTGCCGCCGAGCAGCGTCTCGGGGTTGCCGAAGGCGATGGAGTGGACCACGCCGTCGAGGCCGTCGACGTGCTCGCGGACCGCGTCGGGCAGCGCCGCGAGGTGCTCGTCGTCGGTGACGTCGAGCTCGAGCACGGGCGGCTCGACCGGCAGCCGCTTGGCGATGCGCCGGGTGATGCCCAGCGCCCGGCCGAAGTTGGAGATCAGGACGGTGGCGCCCTGCTCCTGCGCGATCCGCGCGGTGTGGAAGCCGATGGAGGAGTCCATGGTCACCCCCGCGACCAGGATCCGCTTGCCCTCGAGGAGTCCCGCCATGTCAGTGTCCCATCCCTAGTCCGCCGTCGACCGGGATCACGGCCCCGGTCACGTACGCCGCGTGGTCGCCGGCCAGCCAGGTCACCGCGCCGGCGACCTCCTGCGGGGAGGCGTAGCGCCCCAGCGGCACCTGCTGCTTGATCGCCGCGCGCTGCTCGTCGGTGAGCACGCCGGTCATGTCGGTCTCGACGTAGCCGGGGGCCACGACGTTGGTGGTGATGCCGCGCGAGCCGAGCTCACGCGCCATCGAGCGGGCCATCCCCACCAGGCCGGCCTTGGAGGCGGCGTAGTTGACCTGGCCCGGCGAGCCGAGCATCCCGACCACCGAGGAGATCAGCACGATGCGTCCGCGCTTGAGCCGCAGCATCCCCTTCGAGGCCCGCTTGACCAGGCGGAAGGTGCCGGTGAGGTTGGTGTCGATCACCGACGACCAGTCCTCCTCCGACATCCGCAGCAGCAGCGTGTCGTGGGTGATGCCGGCGTTGGCGACCAGCACCTCGACCGGGCCGTGCGCCTCCTCGACCGTGCGGAACGCGGCCTCGACCGCCTCGGGGTCGGTCACGTCGCAGCGCACGTCGAGCGTGCCGTCCGGCGCGCCGCCGTTGCGGGTCGTCACGGCCACGCGGTCGCCCTGGGCCACGAAGGCCTCGGCGATGGCGCGGCCGATGCCACGGTTGCCGCCGGTCACGAGGACCGAGCGGCCGGACGGGGCCTCGGGTGGTGCGGGGGTCTCGTCGGTCACAGGCAGCGACGCTAGCGATTACCCGCAGGTAGCCCTAACGGCAGGTCGGCCGAGCCGGGGTCCCGGTCACTCGTCGTCCTCGAGGCGGAAGCCGAGCTTCATCCCGACCTGGTAGTGCTCGACCGTGCCGTCCTTGATCTGGCCGCGGACCTGGGTGACCTCGAACCAGTCGAGGTGGCGCAGCGTCTGGCCGGCGCGCTCGACGCCGTTGCGGATCGCCTCCTCGATGCCCACGGGGGACGTGCCGACGATCTCGGTCAGGCGGTAGGTGCGGTTGCTCATGCGCGGAGTGTAGGCGCGCCGCCGACGGAGGGTGACGCGTCCCACCCCTGAGGGGCCGGGATGGGTGCACGCACCGACGTACTCTCGAGACATGGCCCGAACCCCGCACGACGACGGCGCGGTCCGCATCACCACGGCCGCCACCAGCCGCTCCGCCGACATCGCCACCCGCCAGCGTCGCTACCTCTGGTCGATGAGCCTGCGGTCGGCCTGCTTCGTCGGTGCCGGTCTCGCCGCGCTCGCCGGGATCGGCTGGCTGTGGCCGATCCTGATCGCCGGTGCCATCATCCTGCCCTACATCGCGGTGGTGCTCGCGAACGCGGCCACGACTCGGACCGACGTCTTCGAGCTGCAGCAGGTCATCGCCACCGACCGCCAGCTCGGTCCCGCCGGCCCGCGCGACTGACGGTGGAGCCGGACGTCTGCTCGGCCAAGGGCTGCCGCGCGCCCGCCGAGCACCAGCTGCGCTGGAACAACCCCAGGCTGCACACGCCCGAGCGCCGCAAGACGTGGCTC
This window encodes:
- a CDS encoding dodecin — its product is MSNRTYRLTEIVGTSPVGIEEAIRNGVERAGQTLRHLDWFEVTQVRGQIKDGTVEHYQVGMKLGFRLEDDE
- the fabI gene encoding enoyl-ACP reductase FabI, which codes for MAGLLEGKRILVAGVTMDSSIGFHTARIAQEQGATVLISNFGRALGITRRIAKRLPVEPPVLELDVTDDEHLAALPDAVREHVDGLDGVVHSIAFGNPETLLGGKFLDGPWPDVAQAVQVSAYSLKSLSVACAPLMSEGGSVVGLTFDATVAWPAYDWMGVAKAGLESTSRYLARDLGPQGIRVNLVSAGPLKTLAAKAIPGFEQLENMWSDRAPLGWDNTDQGPTAKAVCALLSDFFPATTGEIVHVDGGFHAMGA
- a CDS encoding acetone carboxylase, translating into MEPDVCSAKGCRAPAEHQLRWNNPRLHTPERRKTWLACEEHREQLEHFLGSRGFLKETVAHVPDGIEPS
- a CDS encoding beta-ketoacyl-ACP reductase, whose product is MTDETPAPPEAPSGRSVLVTGGNRGIGRAIAEAFVAQGDRVAVTTRNGGAPDGTLDVRCDVTDPEAVEAAFRTVEEAHGPVEVLVANAGITHDTLLLRMSEEDWSSVIDTNLTGTFRLVKRASKGMLRLKRGRIVLISSVVGMLGSPGQVNYAASKAGLVGMARSMARELGSRGITTNVVAPGYVETDMTGVLTDEQRAAIKQQVPLGRYASPQEVAGAVTWLAGDHAAYVTGAVIPVDGGLGMGH
- a CDS encoding Mur ligase family protein, coding for MTSLVELRVLEGPNLYFPRAAIKLTLDTGVLSDAPEDAVRRLATRVGLTRVRPGAPGSGFRQRAVLRVVEQLVRQVAREAGTTRLGIRVRPTSDSARIVVAYPWRDRSRARALGEAVAGVLDGLPARTAPDAAALEDLVADAAEAVRGVEPGPRPTTIRPRVPVVAVTGTNGKTTTSRMVAHVARHAGRHVGWSNTDGVYVDGVLVEAGDYSGPSGAGRVLAHREVDFAVTETARGGILLKGIGLVHNDVSVVTNVTADHLGLHGIDTVDQLAEVKAVVPWITRKDGWAVLNADDPRVHAMRRTTRARWWIFTRDPDGPAVRETLDAGGRVTTVIDGWICVLRPDADPDPLVELVEVPMTLSGLSRFNVENALAAASASLAAGLDRDDVVGGLRDFTPDAEHNPGRMNFFTVPTDRGPVTVVMDLAHNEVGLEAMVEIMRGVRSPGGRVLLGLGVVGDRTRDLIESLGEIAGRDADLVAIGHKAKYFRDRTQAELDAWLREGLGHVGVGPDDVASYDTELESLVALVAQAAPGDVVGLMCHAERQECYDWIASVGGTPDGTEVLRDKVRAARAAQEVQAG
- the cphA gene encoding cyanophycin synthetase, which translates into the protein MSGRPSPDLAITETRVYRGANVWSYDRAIHLVVDLGSLEEFPTSTLPGFTDHMMTMLPGLREHSCSRGRRGGFVERLHEGTWLGHVAEHCALALQQVVGHDVRRGKTRAVKGTTGVYNVIYGYDDEQVGLAAGRLAVRLVNHLVQADPEFDWDAELESFIRRAQRTAFGPSTQAILDEAMSRDIPWIRLNQYSLVQLGQGVHAKRIRATMTSETSAIAVDIASDKDLTTRLLGAAGLPVPKQESVRTADQAARVAVRIGFPVVVKPLDGNHGRGVCLNLENEGEVREAFETAKGESKRGVVVVESFVTGKDYRCLIIDGRVAAIAERVPASVTGDGISTVEQLVDTANADPRRGVGHEKVLTRIKVDAAAEALVAEQGYEMTAVPPEGQVVKLALTGNMSTGGISIDRTLEAHPENAEIAEEAARMIGLDIAGIDFICPDITEPVRETGGAICEVNAAPGFRMHTHPTIGDPQFIAKPVVDMLFPPGTPSRIPIVAVTGTNGKTTTSRMISHIFKGMGHKVGMTSTDGVVIDERLLIRADASGPRSARMVLQNPRVDLAVFEVARGGILREGLGYERNDVAVVLNVAPDHLGLRGIDTVEQLADVKAVLVEAVPRDGHAVLNADDPLVRAMRRRCSGQVVWISMDEPGSETRDMIDAHCRRGGKALVLNPSERGEMIVVKHGPREMQLAWTHLLPSTFAGRARMNVQNALAAAAAAFATGAPLHDIRQGLRTFSTNYYLSPGRLNEVEVNGVNVVVDYCHNAPGMKMLGDFVDRTGDSMESSHALARPSRIGVIATAGDRRDEDMRELGEVAARHFDVVVVREDNQLRGKERGYVADLVTDGVRSAMEDGARCKQVEVVLDEIEAVRHAMSRANAGDLLVLCVDKHAAVMSELENWSPQAQAGSGVTDESSPGADPDYYTADA
- a CDS encoding TIGR02206 family membrane protein; this encodes MDGFTTFGTQHLVMLGVAAVGLVPAVLVGQTRPDEAARRRTSRVLAVVLVVVLVPLQTLGFLGGRYDVDTTLPLQLCDLASLAAVVALWTHHRYAVGLTYYWGLLMTTQGLLTPALDTGFPSVAFVGFWALHLLVVWSAVHLTWGVRLPPTWREYVTTVATTLVWAGAVFLFNGAAGTNYGFLERKPEGSVLDVLADWPTYLAQLAVIVLLLWALMTLPWTLVRRRSRQPA
- a CDS encoding DUF3099 domain-containing protein, with amino-acid sequence MARTPHDDGAVRITTAATSRSADIATRQRRYLWSMSLRSACFVGAGLAALAGIGWLWPILIAGAIILPYIAVVLANAATTRTDVFELQQVIATDRQLGPAGPRD